AAGAAGGTGTCgaagaaaaatacaataaagaGCATAGAAACTTATAATCAGCTCCTTTACATCTACTTGAACAATCTCAACTTATACAAGCTAGCTTTCAAGCACAAGACAACGTGATCACTCACCTTCCCTTGTAGAAGCCAAGAAAGCCTTGGCCCTCCTAATTTTCACTTAACTCCTAATCCTATAATGAGATTAGGTCGAGTCATaaaccacttttttttttttttaagaaccaagctttcattgagaaaaatgaaagaatatacaagaaaatacaaaatacagCTCCTCTAATCCAAAAGAATGAAACCTAGCTGataattattacaaacaaaaccttAGTCACAGAAGCCCACGCCAAGCATTAAACCTAATTAACTCCCAAAACTCTTCAGATCTTTCACCCTCACCAAGAATTCTAGGACTCCTCCCAAGCTAAATCCCCCACGCAATAGCACATTATACCAAGCCTATCAAAGGGTTTTTGTCTTCTCTCTGAAAGGGGGAACAACAAAATATCCTCAAACATCCCCAACAGTCCCTACCCCATGCCATCAAGATGCCATAAAGAGCCCTTCCAATGTTTGTCATACCTAGTGGTCCCTAGCACAAACTTCCATTAAGGacaacgtttttttttttttttttttttaagagacaatttcattgatgagtgAAATTGACAAGAGGGATGTATAATCCatgatgtttacaaaagaccttcccaatttgcAATGAGGGAGGTATGACTgtaggaagtaaaaatattagatagtTTACTCcaagatatagcttggtaaacaaAATTGTCAAAAAGTTTTGTGTAGGTCTGTGTCGTTTCTGCAAATATtctctgatttctttctttccacatattccaaaagaaagccaTGATGAGGTTTTTCCATAATATGGTTTTTACATTCTTGAAAATGTGGTACGTTAAGGCCATATCCAAAAAATCCTTTACCTCCCTAGGAAATGTGAGATGCCATCCGAATATATTAAGAATCGTTGTCCAAAAATTTTGAGTGTATGTGCATTGCATAAACAAGTGACTTTgtgatttgttttctttcttgcataGTGGACACCAatttagagagagagtgaTGTAAGACattcttttttgaagattttcactTGTGCTAATGGCTTTATGGGCTATTTCCCAAAGGAAGAACTTCACCTTTTTAGGTTGATGTCTTTTCCATATTGTCTTTGCTAGCGTGAGATTTATTGCTTCTACTTTTCCCCCCATGTCCATCATCAAGGATTTTGTAGAAAAGACCCCATCAGCGCTGGGGAGCCAAGTTAGTGagtcttctttgtttgacaataCCACAAGGGCAAGGTCAAGGCTTAATTCGGCCCACTCCGTTGCTTCATTATGCTTTAGATTCCTACCAAGCTTCAGGTCCCAAAATTTGTTGACAACATTCCACGTTTCTTTAATCGTAGCTTTTTTGCTATGAGAGAGCCCGTACAAAAGTGGATACTTCAAAGCTAGCATGGTGTTTTCAATCTATGGGTTGGTTTTGAATGTTTTCTTTAATCGTGGTGTTTTTTTGCTAAGGACAATGTTGTTTTGAATTCAAGGTCATGGTTAGCATCTCACAGAGTGTAACATTCTCCCACCCCTTCACGAAGCACTAAAGGAACCCCTTCATGAACTGACATCATGCAGGGTCCCATCAAAATGCTCTACCAATTGGCCATCAGTTGCCCCATAGAAACCCTCAAATGGCTCAATATCACGTAGATGAATTTTAGAAAGGGGTAAATGCAATTTCCACTTATAGGCAGCCTTATACACATTCTCTACACCAAAATTGGTCTTATTCAACCTACACAATTCATTTTTTCATAGgatttaatataaaaagaaaaaaaaaatcataagacAATAGAGTTACCTATAGGCCTCATCTAGAACTTTTTCAATGTGAGTAACGTTCCTAATTCCAAATGCAATGGTGTAACCATCCATTGAATTATCTTGAAAACTCAAAGCTTCGGCATCTCCTTCCTCCCATATAAGAGATCTTTCTTCTCCCAGACCTATAAGTTGAAGACATTACGATACTATTTTCCTGACAACAAATTGCATTCAGAAAATGCAGACAATTCCATGCCAATCGTATATTTACCCATTTCAATGGCTCTCTTTTTACCAATGTTTAACATATGTGGGTTGATGTCACAAACATATATTTGAGTTTGTTCCTGAGAATCATCTTCCCGAACATCTTGCCTTTCTCTACGTTTCACATTATTAATACTTTCTAGAATCCTGAAAGCAACATCACCTGCAATATGTGAGAAATTAATATAACAGCTAATAATTGTCACATCTTATAAGCACAAAAGAGACAGAAATTCATGTGGTGAGTAAGTAATTatagttttgaaattcaagttaCTTACATCCAAAGAGAACTTCCATCGACAGTTTCAAATAGGTTACAAATGGAagataaggaaagaaatattGCACCCACACAAGATTCTAGTAactttaagatttttttaatagaaacaCAGAAGATTAGATCGCTCTTTTAATAGAAAACAGGCTTTATCTATCAGAATAAACTAATGAGAAGCGAAAAAGAGATTTataagagagaagaaaaaaaaaatcttcttcATTGACTAGAGTGAAAAATCTTTGAAGTTATTTGCCCCAACAATTTTCAGGTTTTTAGTTTGCCTACTTTTATCAAGGTTTTTCCTTTTACGGCCTTTGGTTTAAATTGAAGGTTCGAATAATGAGAATTCCAGAAATTTTCAGTTGAGTTTCTTTAAATTTGGGACTGTTATAGTGCTTCTTTTGAACTCTTTTTGCacaaaaagttcataaaatgaTTGCTAACTTAAAGTGTAATCTATATTTCTGATCTATACATGAAAAATGAATGTCTTTACTCTTTTACAGAAATTTCAGTGTATTTTCAGATCTGATTTTGGGGGCAAAACAGTAGTAAATCTTGAATCTTTTAGTGTCAAAATCTTGGAAAATCTTGTTTTTATAGAGCAGAGAATTTTTCAGTTTAGTGGTccctaattatatatattttatttattttttttttgtagtttttaaggttttaaaggTTCTGTTAGAGaggaatgtttgatatttttatatttattgaaaagtAGGGATTTTGGTGATTTTTAAGTACATTATTGTTGGTCTCTCTCTGTACGCTTTGTGTCATCGGTCTGCTTCTTCCATCATTCCCATACGCTATGTTTTTCCTATTGGAGTCGGCACTATTTGATTTCAATGGCTTTTATCATTCTCAACTGGTTCCTTGGTGAAAATTGGTTCATTTAGACCGAGATTTTCTAGAGTTCATGGTATGTTGCTAAAGGCGATCCTTGCAAGTTTGTGTTACTCTTCATTTTCTAGAGCTCATGGTATGCTGCTAAAGCCGGAAGGATGTAGCTTGGTTCCACATTAATAAATCTTTTGttaataatagtttttataATCATAAAAGTAGATTCCACATTACTCAAACTAACTTCAAATGCAACATCACAATCATCAACATCATGTGAGAGAAGGAGAAGCAGTGGTATTCTTTGAAGAATGAAATACTCCTTTAGTGAAAACAACATCAAAATCTAATACCGTAAATTCTTGTTGACTACAATTATGAGAAACAACTTTCTAGATAGATGTGGCCCAAAGACTAGAACAATTTCTTCAATACAATCTGGATTTGATGTATTATCCACAATGATTGGAGGAATTGAAGAACGATGCACCTTTCTTTGAGTGTAGTACTGGGGATAAgttgcaataaaaaaaattcttcaccTCTTGAACGCCTTAAAGACTTAGAAGATTCATGTGCCCTAATGGAATGACCAATATGTATCATTAGAGATCGTAATAGTCATCTCTCAATTTTCCTTTGAAGCATGCAGAAAACCTAGTGATGGAACTAAGAAGTCATCAAAAGATGGTGAACAACTATGCTGAGCAGacttttcatcttcaattaCAGAGCTAATTTGAATAATGTCTAACggattcaaaaaaaatattttagatctaAAGTGCTCTTATAAGACATCAAGACAAGATATAtcatgtgagattccacattggttggagaggggaacgaaggattctttataagggtgtggaaatctctccctaacggatgcgttttaaaacctcaagGGGAGCCCggatgtgagattccacattggttggagaggggaacgaaggattctttataagggtgtggaaatctctccctaacggatgcgttttaaaacctcaagGGGAGCCCggatgtgagattccacattggttggagaggggaacgaaggattctttataagggtgtggaaatctctccctaacggatgcgttttaaaacctcaagGGGAGCCCggatgtgagattccacattggttggagaggggaacgaaggattctttataagggtgtggaaatctctccctaacggatgcgttttaaaacctcaaggagagcccggaagggaaagcctaaagaggataatatctactaccggtgggcttgggttattacaTATCAACAGGAGTGATATCCCCAAATCAAAGGAAAATCAAATCCCTTTTTGGATccataatttcaattatagcACGGATGAAACGATAAAAGTTCTTTTGAACTTCAATATAGGTTGCACTACAATCTAACAAATTCAAGGTCTTAGATAAAACTCGAATCAAACCACCAAAAGTAATGTCCTATTACATGGACAGTGCACATATTCCAATAATGTAGAGGTTTTACCATTATACCAATATGCATGGTATCTTCCTTACGATATATTGatataagaaaaaggaaatttccTAAGGCAATACAAAACAACCTCAGCCTATTTTGAGAGGGCTGgtaaactctctctcttttccatAGATAAAAAGCATGAAAACATAATACTACCGTGCCCTTTACATCATAAAGCCCTGTAATGCACTTCAACACACATTCTATGACCCCCTCAATCCTAACTAACATGTCTGACAATGAAATGCCCTTCTTTCCCATTGTCGTGCATTATATCACAATCAGGAGTCTAACAGAACACATTCTATCCAAGtcttttacatttttcagACTTGAGTGATCACTGACCACTAGGTCCACAAATGGTGATTGGCTACCTAACCTAAGCAAGCAATCTTACACTacagaattttgaaattccaAACAACATAAAGTATTAGTGTCAAAAACGAAGTACAGAGTCTTTGCAAATAATGTTGATAAAAATGAATGCCTCTTCTTAATCAAAGTTAGCacataaacaatttcaaattatgaCAATCACGAGAATTGATATCacatgattaaaataaaaaatataaatagtttGCATACCTGTACCACCAGCCACATCAAGATGCTTCATTCCAGGAAAAGGATTTAGCTCGGAAACGAGTCTGCAATATTTAGCATAAAAcgtcaaaacaaacaaaaaggaagaaaagagagacgaataaagaagaaaatatatattttttttaatcataaaacttgactttcattgagaaaagataaaagaattaTGGGCTAAACGACCCACAAAAAGGAGCCAAACAACAGTGGGATCCAGTCAAGAGAAATAAGACCAAgcgaataattataaaaaatccTAGAAGTTGAGGCTAGAGAGAAACTGAGAATCTAACGAGGGACCAAATATTGCTAGAACTCTCATACCCTCTCTAAaacttttgttgtttttctccCCCTAAAGCCCCAAAAATAGCACACACACCCGTCTGCCACAAAAACTATCCTTTATCACCAAAGGGCAGATGAAGGATAAGATACTCAACTGTCACGCCttgaggaaaagaagaaaatatgtcCTGTGGGTGAGAGAATGAAATTCGAGTTAAAGAAGTCGCACCTGTCTTTCCACAATCTATGCAATCCAGCACTCATCAAATCGTTCATCACATCATAATTCGAAGCAACATTGCTAAAGACATTACCAACTAGTCGGCTTTTTTCCTCTTCAGGCACTTCTTTGAATCCTGCAAAAAGTACCAATAgatcatttttcatatttacacAATAATAAAAGAGGCTTAACGAAGAGAAATGCAAGTTACTTTAAATTCacaccaaaattattttttaagtctGAAACAAGATTTGTCTATGATCACTTACCAAAATTAATCGTTATTAATTAGATGTTAGCATAATGAGTGAAATCACGTTTAGTATACAATAAACTTCCCTCCAAAAGATTTATGACAATTATGTCTCGTttattacttcaaatttttgtaatacAACTTAAAATTTCTGTATTTGGATAAAAATAAGACTTTGTGCAATAAACTACTTAAATTcaatattagataaaattttGGCATTTGAGAGTTGATATTTGCTAGCAAAAATTGTTCTCCAAAtaactttcttctctttgaaaACCGCCTAACCCCACTTGGCTAACAAAGCTGTTTCTTTGCCTTGATGTTTCCAGCTCCAATTGCTCCCACTTGATGACTTGGCCTAGCATAGAGGTAAGTCGGTTAAGGTTGCACAGgattgaacatgcacacaTGGGCGACGTCTATGGCCAAACAAGCTAAAATTCTGCATGAGTGGTGTTCGGTTAGCAAAGAAGAACATCACCTAAGAtccgacgaagccacaaagccaggcaaaaaatgtgaatggagCTTGAGTTCCCCTTAGGACTTGTCATGAGAGCATGTCAAGATTATAACACCACAAGGTTGAAAATGTCCGACTATGCCACTAGGCACCAACAAAGACCACAAAAgtcaaaaataaaaccaagaCAACCGTTTCCAAAAATCCTTCCTCCCTTCTAAACCGCTTTCAGAAACTAAGGACACATGCATTGAAAAGGCCCCTTAAACTACTTCCAAAAACTTAGCGGCCAAACCATCCCACATCATGATCATACCCCTCAAACCGCTCTAAGCTTCCAAGCATGCCAACTCCACCTTTCTTCAACCTCGAAGACTCTTAATCAACTCCCTACAACAACTTCCTCAATTTGATTCAACTAGAATTACGATGTCGGGTTTTCCTATGATAGAACCTCCTTACATATCGAAAAACTTAGAAGATTGTTTTCTCATAATAGAGGTATGGAACTCCAAGATACTAACAGCGATGACAACTATTGAGATACATCATAAACATTgacaattaagaaaaagaaaaaaaaaacaaatgtagGTAGGATTCCGAATCCCCTTATCATGTTCTAATGAGAGACGGAGGGAGAGAGAGCAACCAACCAAAACTTGTAGCATGTGAATGTAAATGATTGGCAGAAGAAAACATTGGAAAAATTTTACTTCCAATCCTTCTAGTCACTGAACGCAAAGCCATGACTgcaataaagaaacaaaaaacatcaattaacCCGAAGCCAACTAACAGATAAACAAAGCATTCATAAATAATCGAATGTATACATAATTTGAAGAACAGAAGACATTAAAACTGAGATAGCAGCTTCTCATCATGCTGTTCTGATTGCCATATAAGCAAACCGGATTGAAAATACTTACGAAAGTTTCAATCAAGTTTAATTCGGCCACATTCCAATTTTGAACGAACGATCAAGAAACAGAAACTTCATTGCAAAAGGAATTGAAGAATTGAATAAAAGTAATTGCTCCATTGCCAGATTTACCTTGTGACTGAAAATCGAGAGGGACCGATGGAGACAAGGCCGAAGCGTATAGTTAGGGCTGAAACTTAAATGTCAGAGGGAGGGATCAATGGAAACTGGAGAGAGTGGGTATCGGTCGGAGGAGAGCCGCCTGAAACGGGATCACTGTGAGCAGTTTTtccctttaaaaaaattaataaaaatacctaattttagtctaaaaaatattcttaaattaaatttttaatgcttcaataatatatttaattttttaaaaattctgaaaatggaaatttacGCTGTCAATAATATCTTcatgaaccaaaaaaataatttttctaaatttaattattgattcctgaaagtttcaatttattttattattattatttataaaaataaaaaattaaaaaaaaaaattattgtaagaGTTCAACtttaccgctagcagatattgttcttttagtTTTCCCTCTCATGCTTCCTtgaaggtttttaaaacatatctactagggagaggtttccacaccttcgtgaagaatgttttgttactctatccaaccgatgtgggatctcacgttcTACCCCATTTGGAGCCCAATGTTCTAGCTAACACTCGTTTCTCTcaccaatcgatgtgagatctcacaatccaccccctccgTAACTCACCGTATGGTCGTTGcatttagatatttaatttcaCATAAGAGCATAGGTTATGACAACAGtaacaactttaaattaataaaaatctaagatcattataagaaattaattttatcaacaaataataatttacatCTCCGTTGATAACCTCCCACTTTTAATAACAAGTGAATTAACACCGATTAATagtttatattgaaaaaataaaaaatatatgttaaaatttttatttaaaatgattattttttaaataataataaacaattaatAGTTTTTCGGAGAGAATTTCAGCTCTgattctcaaaaaaaaaaaaatgaaaattttctttcccctctccaaccgaggtgggatctcacgttgACAACTTAGATCTTAATTCGACTGTTTAAAACGTTACATATACAATAAATGACTAGAATATACGTGTTATCTCGTGTCTTTAAACTTGTTATGTCGTATTTGAATTGATGAACGGGTttgcatattttatttaaacaagAAAACCTCTTCTAGAGGCCAAAATTGTGAGATTAACACAAAGATAATCTGTAACCGTGCATGTTGGACTTAGCACACTTACAATTCATATTTTGCATCATATCGATTGATCCACCAATCTCGTTCTTgcttcaaaactcaaaatatcaattaatcCACCCGTCTCATTCTTACTTCGAAATTGATCAACATTGAAATAGGGCTCGTAAATCACCCTAGCAGTTACTATTTACATATAGTCTACAATCATATCGATTATTTTGTCGCGGCGCGGAACATTCTATGAACTTTGTCGAATCATAACCGATGTAGCTATCAGATTCATAGATGGAGAAAGtattttcattattcatcATGTAAAGGCTATCGTAATGCATGAATAAATTACGCTTTCTACAATACACAAGCAAGCTCCAATGAGATCCACAAAAACAGGAGAAATTGGAATTGTCACGATGAAAAAAGAGATACCAGCGGGTACCGATAGGAGTTCATTGAATTGGTATGTGTGGCTAGAGCAGTTTTACCGGTGTGCCTGTCCCCAATAATTATTTCTCGCCGACCACATCCAATAGGAATCATCGAATCAATAGCAATAAATCCTGTTTGAGGAGCATATACAGAACGTCTCGAAATAATACCAAGAGCAGGAGATTCAATTAACCGAGAATCAGGGTTTAGCCCGAACGTTTGTAACGCCCTTAATGTTCTTCTCTAAATTAGAGACGTCACTACATGCATGCGGATCTTTCCTTTCTGTAGCGCTCGGTGATGcagaaaaatcgaaaaattaaTCCATCATAGTTTCGGTGTTACGACTATCGAGAATCTTCAATAATTTGGTTGGTTGAAACTTAAAAACAAGTCTCAAAAAACGGAAAGTAAtgagaaaggaacaaaagaggagatggaagaagaagacccCATGAGTCATTGTTCTTGGAAGAGACTATCAAATTCCACTTTTCAAATACGGCGTCGCTTTATATAGTCAACTCTTACAATACCAATGGAACAAAACTTTGTTCTTATTTCCTTTTAGTTTCTCTTTCCCATGATTATTTCATATAAAGTATCAGACATTAGACAAAGTTGTAGTGTtttcttgtcttgttcttgCAATTTGAAAATCTTTTTATACGAACATTCACATTTTGTAGCATTTCGATAATTTGAACGATCGTACTACTGCATATTAGCTCGATGAGTTAAGACATAAATGTATTATACTGATTATTACCACAATTAGTTTAACTGCATTTGATTCATTGACCGTAAGAACAGAGGATCTGTAATAACGCAATAGCGGATACtgttctctttaggttttccgtcaaggttttcaaaacccgattgctaggaagagattttaacactcttataaaaatgtttcgttctcctccccaaccgatgtgggatgtCACAGGATCGAGccttatatttaaaataataataataataaaattattatctaaatgatataaattttaaataatgctCCAGTAAATTCCTTGATAATCAATACcaacagtaaaaaaaacttatttttaaactcaAGATTTAAATTACTATATAAGATAATTTGATCAATactacttgaatgactctaacATGCAAATTTCAACACAAAAAATGCAAGGGAACAAATTCGTGGCTTAAAAAGCATAATAtgtaactttaattttaatttccaagATTTTCACGTAACATAACAACCATgacaatttataatatttcaaaataccTTGGTAAAAACATCATTTCTCGAGCTCTCAGGGGATATTAAGATGAGACGGTTAATGGTATCGAAACTTCGTCCAATATGCCCTACCCTACCACCCGACTTGTAAGTGAAAAgctcttaaaaaaatagttaggGATgcacctaaaaaaaaaacacgccatagaacaaaaaaaacgtTTCTACACGACGACATTGATAGACAATCCCAACTAGAATAGAAACGAGTAACTTTTCAATCTATTTGCGTCAGATTTTTACCGTACAAGTAAGAAAGTGTTTCTAAAGGAGACGAAACCGACCTACATTCGATCGGAAGGGTATAACTGGAATTCTTATTTAAGAATTCCAAAATCAattccttaaaaaatattttcattaatttattttcttattaaaaaataatttttaaaaacaacattccaACATTTTTACCTCtgctcaattttttaattaatacttaTCCAAATATTTTACGACAAGACACAATTTACgatacaataatataatattaatgacCTGTCATGTGTGTCTGTTTGAACTTATTATTCAAACCTAATGGAATAAAATAtcacattatttttcaaaataataataataataatttatcatcatatttaatttaatatttgggtcttattaattttatattaatataatttggtTACATCAAAGCTACAGTTTTGACTTCATTATTGCTATTACTATATTTGtctatcatttttcatatttatttcgttttttttattgaatttttaaataaaattttaattttaattttttttaatttattctcgGTTAACTTCTAAATACTTGTCGTTATTGGCAAAACCAAATATAATCGAGATAAGTGTTATGATGTGACCGGGGATGAAAGTGCATCAGTCAAGACACCTAGAAAAGACGATTTTTAAACTAAGGTATAAGTAagagaagaaacaaaggtGTCAAGAAAATATCATGACATGACCTTAGACAACTTTAGAATCCGGACAaagttggatgtgtagtacttctctacacatgacCTACGCGTTTGAGCATGAGCCCACCAAGCGGGCTCGCACACCCCGTGGGTATTGACTCGTCAGGCTAGCACTCGCAAACGTACTATACTGAATAATATGGAGGGAAAAGGCTCGCATAACATCATGACAAACATAAATGTCGTAATTCATAATGTATGtgtccgtactcatcataatgGAAAAGTATCCAAATTCAACTTAGGTGGGTTCAAGACATTGAGTTAATACAAAATACATGATCCAAATCATCTAATGGTATTAATTAAATCCACTTATGTATCCAGCAACAACTTAAATTGACGAACAAGTGGCCATACTTACCTCAAATGTCTCTAAAAATGTCAAAAGAAGCTCTAAAATGGTCCAAAT
This genomic interval from Cucurbita pepo subsp. pepo cultivar mu-cu-16 chromosome LG20, ASM280686v2, whole genome shotgun sequence contains the following:
- the LOC111783724 gene encoding 2-methoxy-6-polyprenyl-1,4-benzoquinol methylase, mitochondrial-like isoform X1, with the protein product MALRSVTRRIGSKIFPMFSSANHLHSHATSFGFKEVPEEEKSRLVGNVFSNVASNYDVMNDLMSAGLHRLWKDRCDFFNSNFILSPTGHIFFFSSRRDSDVAFRILESINNVKRRERQDVREDDSQEQTQIYVCDINPHMLNIGKKRAIEMGLGEERSLIWEEGDAEALSFQDNSMDGYTIAFGIRNVTHIEKVLDEAYRVLRRGGRFLCLELSHVEAPVFKELYDYYSFSIIPAVGELVAGDRESYQYLVESIRRFPPQEKFASMIVDAGFEKVEYENLVGGVVAIHSGLKL
- the LOC111783724 gene encoding 2-methoxy-6-polyprenyl-1,4-benzoquinol methylase, mitochondrial-like isoform X2, with translation MALRSVTRRIGSKIFPMFSSANHLHSHATSFGFKEVPEEEKSRLVGNVFSNVASNYDVMNDLMSAGLHRLWKDRLVSELNPFPGMKHLDVAGGTGDVAFRILESINNVKRRERQDVREDDSQEQTQIYVCDINPHMLNIGKKRAIEMGLGEERSLIWEEGDAEALSFQDNSMDGYTIAFGIRNVTHIEKVLDEAYRVLRRGGRFLCLELSHVEAPVFKELYDYYSFSIIPAVGELVAGDRESYQYLVESIRRFPPQEKFASMIVDAGFEKVEYENLVGGVVAIHSGLKL